CCTCGGCGTCGTCCTTGATAGTTTCGAGTTCGCCCAGCAGCTTGTCTGGAATCGTGGCGCCGCACATGCTGGTGAAGCGCTTGATCTGGTCGACGTTCAGGATCGGCATGATGCCGGGCACGATGGGAACCTCGATGCCGAGTTCCTTTGTCTTCGGGAGAAAATCCCAGAAGGCCTGGTTGTTGAAAAAGAGCTGGCTCACCAGGAACTGTGCGCCGGCATCGACCTTTTCCTTGAGGTGCCTCAAATCGTCGGCGGGGCTGGTGGCTTCCTGATGGGTCTCGGGATAGCAGGCGCCGCCGATGGAGAGCTTCGAGTTGGCGGCGATGAAGCCGGCCAGCTCGCTGGCGTGGGCGAAGCCGCCGGGGGCGGCCTCGAATTTCTCGGCCCCCTGGGGCGGGTCGCCGCGAAGGGCCAGGACGTTCTCGATCCCGGCAGCTTCAAGCTGACCCAGGATCTCGCCGATCTCGTCCTTGGTGTGCCCCACGCAGGTGAGGTGGGCCATGGCGGTCAGGCCGGTCTGCTGCTGGATGCGGCGAACGATTTCGAGGGTCTGGGTGCGGGTGGAGCCCCCGGCCCCGTAGGTGACCGAGACATAGGCGGGGCGCAGCCCCTCAAGGGCGGCGACGGTCTCGAACAGATTTTCCTCGCCCTGGGGCGTCTTGGGCGGAAAATATTCGAAGGAAAAGCACGGGGTTCCCCGGCCGAGAAGATCTGGAATTCGCATGGTCCCTGCCTGTGCGCGCCGCGCC
This genomic stretch from Chrysiogenia bacterium harbors:
- a CDS encoding methylenetetrahydrofolate reductase; translated protein: MRIPDLLGRGTPCFSFEYFPPKTPQGEENLFETVAALEGLRPAYVSVTYGAGGSTRTQTLEIVRRIQQQTGLTAMAHLTCVGHTKDEIGEILGQLEAAGIENVLALRGDPPQGAEKFEAAPGGFAHASELAGFIAANSKLSIGGACYPETHQEATSPADDLRHLKEKVDAGAQFLVSQLFFNNQAFWDFLPKTKELGIEVPIVPGIMPILNVDQIKRFTSMCGATIPDKLLGELETIKDDAE